CAAGAAACGTCTTCTTCTTGCTAATCGGCTTACACTTTTCCAGCTGGacaatatccccaacttggaactggTTATCCGGGTCATGAGCTTGaaacttcttcttcttcctgaCTCTACGTTTGTACTTTGGATGAGGTGCAAGACGTACAACTTCAACATTCACAGTTTTGTCATTTGTGGAGCAGATGACGCGGCCCTGGAGAGACCTCATGGCCCGGATGGGGAGGAGGGTGGAGCGGTGGTGGGTtggggcggtggtggtggtgggtgtggtggagatggtggtggtgccATGGAGGAATGGGGTGGAGAGAGTGAGGGATTTGAATTGGGAGAGAGGGAGGTTGAGGGTGAGAGACATGGTTGGGTTGGGTTCTGGATAAGAGTTTGAGGATGATGATGGTATTAAGGGGATGTGTTTGTGATCTGGTGCTACGCGTATGTTTCTGTTGTGGGAGATGTTTAGTTGGGATTGTTACACGTAAGGAGATGGTTTTAGATGGCCGTTAGATTGAAGTTGGGGAATCTGATGTGAAGGAGTTTGTGTTCTTCCGGGTTTTGGGTTTTTT
The sequence above is drawn from the Helianthus annuus cultivar XRQ/B chromosome 12, HanXRQr2.0-SUNRISE, whole genome shotgun sequence genome and encodes:
- the LOC110894228 gene encoding 30S ribosomal protein S17, chloroplastic codes for the protein MSLTLNLPLSQFKSLTLSTPFLHGTTTISTTPTTTTAPTHHRSTLLPIRAMRSLQGRVICSTNDKTVNVEVVRLAPHPKYKRRVRKKKKFQAHDPDNQFQVGDIVQLEKCKPISKKKTFLAIPVPKRAESKKELGIALESESSEQV